The sequence below is a genomic window from Anoplolepis gracilipes chromosome 9, ASM4749672v1, whole genome shotgun sequence.
acctacaataagtaataataatacaaatgatACAATTGACGGGTTGTACGGACGGACAAATCCACATGCACCAAAATTAAAACGAGCTGCTTCTCCACAGTCTAGCAATGAAGAGACAAAAACAGAAAACAGCGCACTCGATTCTTTTAGAAGCGCTAAAGacgaattatatattcaagaaatGAAGAGAAACAAATCGGCACCAAAAAAAACTCTAGGTGGTCGTTCAACGGCCAATTCTCAGTTCGTCTGTCCATTTAAACGAGATAAGGAAAAGTCAATACAGAGTAATAATCCAttacaaaacaaaacaaatacAGAAGAAGTGGAGGATGAGAGACTAAGAAATATCGATCCAGAGATGAtcgagttaattaaaaacgaaatCATGGAGTCGGATAAGACGATAACGTGGGACGATATTGCAGGTCTCGAGTACATCAAGAAGACTGTTAAAGAGGTGGTAGTATTTCCTATGTTGAGACCAGATATCTTTACCGGTCTTCGTCGTCCGCCCAAAGGGATTTTATTCTTTGGTCCACCTGGAACGGGAAAGACTCTCATCGGTAAATGCATTGCTTCACAGAGCAAGTCCACGTTCTTCTCGATTTCAGCGAGCTCCTTGACCTCTAAATGGATTGGCAATGGTGAAAAAATGGTTCGCGCGCTATTTGCGGTGGCCAGGGTTCATCAGCCGTCTGTTGTCTTCATCGATGAGATCGACTCGCTATTAACGCAACGTTCGGAAACAGAGCACGAATCTTCTAGGAGACTGAAGACAGAGTTTCTTGTACAGTTGGACGGCGCGACGACTTCGGAAGATGATCGTATTCTGATTGTCGGTGCAACTAATCGGCCTCAAGAATTAGACGAGGCAGCGAGACGGCGTCTTGTCAAGAGGCTGTACGTTCCTCTGCCAGAGCTCGAAGCAcgcaaacaaataattaataatttattgagatCAGTACGCCATAATCTCGATGAAGCTGATATTATGAGAATTGCAGAAAAATCGGCAGGATATTCCGGCGCCGACATGAAGAATTTATGCATGGAAGCGAGTATGGAGCCGATTCGAAGTATCCCTTTCCATCAGTTGGGAGATATCAAAATGGAAGAAGTGAGGCATATAACGAGTTATGATTTCGAACAAGCACTGATTAACGTGCGCCCGAGCGTGTCTCAGTCTGATTTgaacatttatattgaatgGGATCGTACTTATGGCTCTGGTAATGCGCAAAactctaataaaaaatgatacaatcaataaataagtatttataatgtgctgattgttgaaaaaaattctcttatatttaaatttttttttaaatattttacataatatcaaatttttgtaatatatgtagcttaaaaattttatatacgagtTTTGTCATTAATTCATTATCAAGATTGATTAAAAACTTGATTCTttgtttatagtaaaatatgaCATGTATTTATTGCAGTAATATTACcaatacatatacgtataaatttgcatattcttttctttaaaaccAGAAAATTTCACCAGAACAAATCACCTATAACTTGGAACAATAATAGtctagattaattatatactaagaatgtatatttaatatattttttaaatatacgttACATGAACTGAACaaataaaatgtctattttgtagataataatttttagaacaaaaattattaactttcaTTTAAGAGATATACAAACttttactgtaaaataataacaaagattgctgttatatatataaaataaatattatattattgctatatttttccaaagttggtattaataattttatttaaacaaaagttattaatatttataaaagatcaaTGCTCTATCACGACATGATAGTAAAAGATtgcgattataatataaaataaattacgcaTGTAcataatgtgtataaattaaatattttttactgtatttctctttctaatttttgcttatttttctaaaacgtACAAAACTAAAAACggttttcaattaatatcagatatgtatatcgcattttaaattaaaaactttattctgtGAATAACACAAATGTGAACTTTCCATAAATTATTAGTACTAGAAATTGTATAATCTAATTCAACTCCATGTATATgacgttttaaattataattttgttaatacaaTCGGCATCTCTTTAATCTGAGTTAATAGCTCAGGATACATTtctattaaagttataaattctGGAGTATtctcaatatcttttaaatataaattgataaaactttTGGCATACTTCTCTAACATTTCTCCATTATATAAACATGCCATCTTTAAATGTTCTACAACGTTGCTTActgttgtatttataattaagtcgttttcacattttaatttaagattttgtatatcatatttatcagTTGCTATAAAAAGCTCATACAATGCATTTTTCTTTGTGCCTAGTGTAAATACATCACCAGTTCGTACAAAATCTAATAATGTCTTtagaatatcataatttatatcagtTATTATTACTTCATTCTTTACACTTTCTATTAGACCATTGTTAAACATAGCCTCGAAGACTTTACTTTTTGAACATAGTAAACTCTTATTTGCTTCAAGACGTTTATTGTCTACTATAAATGTAACAGACAAGTCAGATTTCTCCTTACGAACCATCAGTATCTCTTTATCTGTATcgtcattaaaaatatctgtattTTTTGTTGTAGCATGTCCCGAAACGGTTATACTactgttatatatttgtacaactACATTGAATTCAAAGTGTATTGTAAGTGTATCGTTATGTGATAAATACTTATAAAGGGAAGAACGTGAAGGAATTAGTTGATACAATAGATGAGAattcgaattattttttaaatctaaatgtGTTAGTCGTAATACAGAAgcaatttcttctttcttaGTCTTTAAAGAAAcagaataagaaatatttctcaaacaaTTGTCCTTTGTGCTTGTGTTTTGCATATTTTCcaccaaataaaaattacaccgATGAGCTTTCTTATCAGGAATCATTTcaagatgaaaattttttatgttgctaGAACATAAAGTATTaagtttatacattttcaaaaaatcagCAATACtccatatataatagaatttgtcTTGTTTTAATTGTGTTCTACAATAGTAAGTGGCCTCTTCATTTATAGAAGACATCTTTGTCATCAACCCTGCctgcaaatataattgatattcagtgatatattcttataaacatcaaatattatatcttaaaaagcattttataattttgtaacttttttttataagtataatgaataatatg
It includes:
- the LOC140669634 gene encoding fidgetin-like protein 1 — its product is MNSEPDMSSNNANIHVPQNSKKEKNNILTAYHMLQFSKQDKDIDAIDIERRSLAMKNITAKLFDSEDTAAVLLRRDLEDYHTLMTDTNRINNYYKQIKSQLQDVKNDPLKWKSELKDEAATLNLIKPLVCQKINTLACKGRSCNDRDIEKIVNNSKRSKDVQERKISSQIQVSSNQNLNKEFLLKPDNSEQNISTCFTNIHGNDNSSKQISYIKQNALKLQSNRHSSYQNLDKFVQKRPTISNNNTNDTIDGLYGRTNPHAPKLKRAASPQSSNEETKTENSALDSFRSAKDELYIQEMKRNKSAPKKTLGGRSTANSQFVCPFKRDKEKSIQSNNPLQNKTNTEEVEDERLRNIDPEMIELIKNEIMESDKTITWDDIAGLEYIKKTVKEVVVFPMLRPDIFTGLRRPPKGILFFGPPGTGKTLIGKCIASQSKSTFFSISASSLTSKWIGNGEKMVRALFAVARVHQPSVVFIDEIDSLLTQRSETEHESSRRLKTEFLVQLDGATTSEDDRILIVGATNRPQELDEAARRRLVKRLYVPLPELEARKQIINNLLRSVRHNLDEADIMRIAEKSAGYSGADMKNLCMEASMEPIRSIPFHQLGDIKMEEVRHITSYDFEQALINVRPSVSQSDLNIYIEWDRTYGSGNAQNSNKK